gtctatatatcaaatttaattaaaattatgattatcatataaattagtatcacaaacaaaaacaaatatatgtacttatttatttttttaggcTCCTATACTAAATAAATCATCATCTGCCGAGATTAATgaaattatgaataaaacaatttataGCTTCGATTATATGTACATTCccttaaatttaataaaagaacTGCCAACATgctttaatattttattaaatttattagaaaaaatattttaatttaaaaaacgcATATAGGGCAAGCAAACGACGAgaatatacatttattttaaaacataataaatataaatgataaaaattgtcctaaattaaaaaaaatgttataaattGTAATTCAAAAGAACAAATTAAATCACAACAAATTCATATGTAAATTCTTTGCGTTTCTTTCcgttttttcgtttttatttgattattCATACacttattatataacatatatgcattacgTATAAATgcttaatttaaataattcctTTTCCTTATTTCGTTAATATTGTCatcattattgttattattacgattattatatatattatattttttggtaGACAAACTACAATGCTCTATAAAATCACTTTTTAGCATTTATGTTACTCTCATGTAATCTGTTCATATCACAAAATTTAGTATGGGCTCCAGTATTAGGTATTGTTTCGTGTTGCcatgttttaaaatttccccattttgttaaataaaaaggttTACTAAATTTTTGCGATTTGTATTCCTCCTTTACTAGCCACTTACTAACATTCCATCGTGGGGACATGTGATATCTCTTTAATCTATAGTAATAACGatttaaatacaataaaatataataatagtatcATTATATACGCATACACATATTTGCTTGTGTTTTTTATCGAcataagataaaaaaacaataattctttaaatatttagcaaatctatatatttataataaaagcaCACTTAATTTTGAAACTATACATAGACAATAAATttgaatgaaaatataaattatattcaaagtggataaacaaaaaatattaagtatatttatcaatataaacatcatatattaatattattatttacttaTATGTCCATGAACTGTTCCACcttaacaaatttaatttgCTTAAGTTATACATCTTAATATGctgataatataatgttaaattattttttaataaaattattatgtataaaaaaatatactaaaataataacGCCCTCTATGTCTGTTATGGCGTATCATAAAATGGTAGCATTATGTATTTCTATATAACTACAGTTATAATTACTGCTTTCTTATATTAATGATGTTACTAAagctgttttttttgtttttggTCTTATACGTATGTATTTTCGTTACTTCTACTAAACAGCtttttatcaattataaaaaaaaataaaaaatggggGCACACACAAAGGATGCTTGGGCAACTCTCGCTTATAAAGTACtcattttcaatatttcatattcataaaaaagcTAATAAacgtaataatattattttaacaaaTCCTTATTGctattatataatgtatatagCAATGTAAcatgtaatatattatatgtatattatacaaaaggaagacataatataaaaatatgtattaaaataatgtcATTATTAAAGCATTCATCTTGTAGTTTCCataaatttgatttttatgaCATCCCTGCCATACTGGaatgcaaaataaaaattaatgattAATCACCATTTTCTTAATTCttgtaattttaaaataacattgtttttatataatataaattaatatatataatatttatatttgaataataaaaaatgttgagctatatatatattgctaaaatgaaaaaaaaaatcatgaagaaaaaaaaaaatattttttaatttttatttataattaattcattttctctgatatattattaatttttaaaaaaactaaaaaacGGAAATTactgtaaatattttgtatacaatacaaattcataataattttttttatttaatatttatgctTAAGCATTactgaaataaaaatgaaaaatgcacttctttaaaaaataaatgcgttttgaattttataaaacacacataaagtaataaattatattatgtttcctttttttgaaggatgtttttaaagaattaaaaaaaatccacAATAAAATcctatatatgtttttgaTTCCTTTTTGATGAAATTTACCATTTTGAAGTATCTTTATACACATAGtttgtttaaaaaagataaatttaCAAACTTTAAGAAGGCTTTATTGATTACTTAACATTAATTTCTCAGGAACATTATAACAACACAGgctttaattaattatataaatgaacaatttttctttataatactggctatataatatattgaattaaatgaatatattatttttatatattggcCAAAATCATTTTACTTTCATTTTAAGTCCAATTAAaaactgttttttttaaataaatttaccgtgaattataaaatcatCACAATACTAATTATGTAATGCTTTGAAAATCATTCTGAAATATTTCGCAATTTTACAAAACATAAGACACATTAtgtttgtataattttaaaggCTTATTCGAGCTTTAACTCGCcttcatttgtttatatataatcacAATACAACATACAATCTTTGTCTACATATAAATGAACccccaatttttttttctttagcCATTATTTGGGGAATCACCAAAAAGttttgaataaaataatataagcattaagaaaaaaaaaattaagaaataaaaaccTTGGTAAATACACATTTATAATgtgtatatacaaaatatattttatgcaaTAAACAGCGATTGGTAACTAGGGTATacctttttaaaataaattcaatccctttgaaaatatttgttgcttattaattttgaaaagaAATCAATAGAtttgttaaatataaaatatgcatgaCAAATATTGTTTGATTCATACCCAATAACACCTTTTCTCCTTAAAATGTAAGCATTGactaatatttaataagcATGCAAAAACTTTATAAtacttaataaaatttaaattatttgttaGCATTCCACACaaatatgtgcatatgtaagttattttttcatgCTTATTTCGGTGCATATATagatcataaaatatttcttatgCTTCATTAAgattaaaatgtttttgtTATGAAGTCTTCAATATGGAAGCAAAAAATGATGCACAATTAATGTAAAAAccgtataaaaatagtctATTTaaagtgtatatataaatgattcATTTATGCTGTATTAAAGTAGTATTGCATATTATAAACGAAAACCCAAGGGGTGGatgaaaaatgtaataaaaacaatgccaacaaataaatatattaaatcgatatatttaataacaaTCCCcttatgtgtatataaatgCTTATACTAACTAtagaaatgaaaatgtattaatttttgCACATTagacaaatataaatgtcctaaattattttaaataaaaattcatatttcTCTCCATGTGTATTCTTCAATTATATTCTTATATAATCATGGATATTGCATTAAACATTTCTATGCTTatttaaagaataaaaattattcataatgaaaaaaagtatagaCTATATTTACAGCGCTTGGGTGAATGATATATAGGGGgatacattaaaaaatagaattttgtcttaattataatcaaataattttcatattatagTATTTATTTGCGTCTATAATttacttttaaatatatgcttaaagagaataaaatttttataattttttatgatattagttctatattaaaagaaaaattataagatTCATGCATAATAGAAGCTTATGTAAAacataatttgtatttagATAAAAAGATACATACACATTTTTGTTCAAATGGTcataataaacaatttatatGCTACTGACAATGAATTTATCATCTGTTATTATAGCTTAATAATTTacttatgaaaaaaagacaGTACACAATTGTTACTATATTATGGCGGCCCTTAATATTATTGCATTGCATAagtaaaacatatattgtTACGATAAATCTATGCTTATCGATACATTGACCTTTGCTATGCCCGATGAATCTGCATCAAAAAAGAACCTCTTGAATATAAAGAACAAAGATGATTAGAATTAAAGGTAGTATCATAAAAGAACCTATATTATcgatttgaattttttattttcgtcGCCTTTCttcacaaaataaatataactaATTCAATTTAATGGACaagatataattaaaaatgaaaatcgAATTTCTTTCTATAAatgacatattttttttagtaaaaaaTGGTTTCAAATATGTGCTTGCTTTGTTTAACggattttatttaataaaaattgtgtcGTACCCTAATGAGCatagtattattatagacaagatgatatatataggaataggaatattattgaaaataatcctaataataatatattggatatattttatggatatttatgtattaaaaaaaaaatgtaataaaaaattctttGGGAATGTTTTTTgtaattcaaataaaatagtagATACAAATATAAGCACAACAATAATAGAATCAGAtgattttgaatataagaaattgattaagaaatttttttttaaaaaaatatattattcattaaaaaaaagtcaCAAAATAGtggaattatatatgctaaagatatataatagtGATTTTAACTGCTACTTTTGCACCATACgagatatattatatgccaTAATATGGTACATTAGCTTATATTATTGGAGAAGagatgaatataatattttatggtcttttaacaaaatacctatatatctatataacatattaCTAATCCttttatcatcatcatATCTTGATTTAGTTATGATTATAATCAGCTACAACAAAAGTAAATATCATATTATgaaatcaaaattattaatagatGTCTTTTTTAGTTCTCCAagtgcattttttttttcaagaCATTTTTTTGGTCTAGAAAATGGAAtcgatatatattttttaatgggATTTTTAAGAGTCATTAAAGTATTTCTCAATGTTTCTTATGCAAAAACAGAAcacaattatattttgacaAATACTGAAATAAAAGTTATTCGTATTATACTAGGAGTATTGCTATTATGTAATGCCTTTGCTTCAACTCTTTATACTATACAAGGCATCCATCCATATAATATAGACAACCATgatctttattatattctcaGTAATTACTTAgattatttctatttttcaATCATATCTATTTCTACAGTTGGCTATGGGGATATCATTCCTACTAATAAATTAAGTAGGGttgtttgtatattttttatattttggaCATTTATTTGGGTTCCAATACAATTTAAtgatttaattatttcgaTTTTCTGCAAAAAAGAGACCTATGGAAAACTTAGTATGAATaatcaaaaattaattttactaATTGGAGATGTCCAACCTGAACAAttaaatacttttttttttgaatcaGTAGCATATGggaataaattaaaatttcaCATACTAACTACCTATcctataaatttatatgaagaacaaataaaaatagcagATAACTATTGTATATCAATatacattaaaaattttgacttaaatgaaaaacacAACACTAATCTATTATATAGTGTCAATGCGCAAAATGCTTATTATATGTTTCTGTTttctaataaatttaataatggcCATTATAATATAGACACTAAATCTTTTACACGGTTATTAATTTTAGCAAAGTTTTTACatggagaaaaaaaaaatgcagtTATTGAATTGCGAAATAAATGTGTATCCAACATAGTTAAATCTATTGGGTGTGAGCATTTTCCTATTGTTAATctaaaatattctttaatagtaaaaaatttagTATGCCCTGGATTTATAACTTTTCTTTCGAATTTATTTACAGCATATgattataatgaaaatccttattattttaataatagtaattattttcattcttttaattttatatccGAGTTTAATAAAGGATCTATAGCAAAgatattttcttttgctGTTCATGATAATATGATTGGGTTAAATTTTgacaaattattttacagATTATATGAATCATTGGGGATTTTACTTATAGGAATTGAAACGTCTAACATGAATAATAAccattttgtatattcaaataagaaaaaaacaaaatttttctttGGAAATATGAATAGAAGTATGATTAAGGGAAATGAAATAAGTCACCGAACTAGACGAGCAAGCCAAATAGgggaacaaaaaaaatcgaaattTAAACTTGTATATTTGTGCTTTCTAAAAAGGTATCTTCATTCACTTAGTAGATATAAATGCAATAAcacaaaaatgaataagcacaataaaaaatattatttaaaacaaatgcCTAGTTTGTTAGAAATGTTAAACGATCATGTGCACCTTACGAAAAAATCGAATCTAAGCACACCAATATGGAATAATGGTATAAAAGAATCTTATAAAgagcaaaataaaaaaagttatcaTTACATAATTGACACAAACAACATTAATATAgtgcataaaaataatattctaGAAAAGGGAAAGAAAGACAGAGgggataaatatataggtAATAAACACGCTACTGATATATGTATCAGTACATATgaaagttataaaaataataggtTAAGGAATCGACGCCCAAAAAATAGAAAGCCTTATCTTGGGATGTTAAAGAATTGTGACAACGAATTAATTCATACGAAAAAgatgaataattattatgagTGCTACAGCAACAatagtaatataaatgaaataaatatccaaaataaaagaaatgaaaaaccAAAATGCTATTTGAATTTATTAGGGAAAAACTATTTCatgaaagaaaatgataaatgtATAGTTCTTGCAAACTCAAAGAAggttataaattatttatcaaaggccaaaaatttattttggttATTTGAAATAAGCAGTACAAAAATAGATAAAATTACATATGATTTAAAATCGAtcataaaaacaaaacaattCTTTAACAAAACCTCGACTTCTAATTtcgcaaaaaatattcctaTTATGTcgtatatgaaaaataaatctatAATCAATAAGCATGattcaaaaataatgcCTATGGATTATTATGGTTTATTCAATGGATATAAAAGTTTTCGAGTCTTTCCCCAAAGAAATTATGgagtaaataaaaataatttaaaagtaTCCTGCAAAGAAAGTTTTAATAACGGTATGAATAGTAATAGTAGTGGTGATAGAAGTAACAGTTCGACCAAACTtggcatatataaaaacacaTTGTCTTTAactaaaatttataatgaaaatagcCATATTAATTCGAACTCAAATGATAATTACACTGTAAATTATGAGCACAATGATCAATCTTTTTTCAAAGGATGTGTAAATTGGGGAGGTTGCAACCATGGCAACATAAGTATACGTGAAAATACACAAAATGAAGTATATCCAACCAAAGATACAATGAATAATGTGGTTAAAATGGAAGAAGGCAAATATACTTTCGAGGTTAATCTAAATGATACTATATTGGTGGAAAATGATTACACTACATTTCAAAAAGagaatattaataattttgctccaataaaaaaaagtaataacAATAGTAATCATAATAGCAAATGCGAACAAATAAGACAGTTAAATAATAACTtcatgtttaaaaaaaatgaaaataaaacaaaaagaaaaaatgataaacaGAATactaatgatatattagaAAGAGGGAAAAATGCCGTGGCCTATTCCTATTTGGATGCATaccaaaaatattttattcatggcgcaaaaaataaaaaattattactattaataaattatacttcaaatataatacaGCTAATTaagttaataaataaaacatgcaagtataacataattatattgacAAGTGAAATATCAGGTATTAATAtgcatcatatatataatgttgtttttataaaatgtaaaacTATGGATGACTATATCTTATTAAATGCCGGATTGCTTCAAGCAGAatacatattaattttacCAACAGAAgttaatgatataaatgaaattaatgaaatagacatgaataatataatattaacacGAAAAATTACATACttgctaaaaaaaaaaaaaagaaattattttataaataacatAATCACAGAATTGATTAACCctacaaatattatttttcttgaagaaaataatatgataaaaatgactgaaaaaaaatcgtCTTATAGTGATTTCTTTCCTTATATAAACTCTACTCAATTTTATAGTAGTAATATAATTTCTGAAACAATGctgtataattttatggTACATCATAAAAGTTTCACAAAATTTCCAGTGTGTAATAACACATTGAAATGtttaataaaagatattaacataatttatgtatGTGAATTAAGGAAATATTCTGATTtctcttttaaaaaaattaaaacatttcGTGAtcttttccttttcttatcaaaaaaatctATTATAGCAATAGCTTTATATAGAAAAGGAGACAAGCATGTCcccttttatatttacacaaAACCTTGCGAAAATTGTTCAATACGATTTGATGATATTGTTTATGTTTTGTAGatgacattttttttttggtttttgtgaaaattgtgaatttttttatctttttttctttttattaatgaatatatgtaaaaattttgtaacgaatattttataatagtttctcaattaatttaaaaaaaaagagaacatatatttcattatgtTCATAATACTTCCCTTTTTCCAATTACCTCCTATTTTAAAGAACGCACACCGATCCGTTCTCTTCGCATAAATTActtttacataatatatttctataatGCTCTAAGTCATCCTCAAAAGTAATGCTTCGAATAGATAATAAATACTGATAAAATACATTAACCGCTTCTTTAAAatcttcttcttcataTTTTGATTCCTTTTCATCAGATCCTATTACGCCAaacttaaaattatttgcaaTTATACTGTAATCTCGGGCTAAATTTTCCTATTTTTCAagtatgaaataaaaaaaatgtaataacaagcatttttgtttgcatacaaatatatattgtgacaaataaaaaaataaaatcataatataaattgaaTAACCACTAAATCCGTTATTATAGGGGATAAATCGTGTATAAAATCAAGTCtatttttactatatttagtttacatttttatatattatatttattttaccgAGCATCTGAtcctatatttattaaaactgTGATGTACTATATGAAAGGTGTTgtaatattcattttgctCATTTTGACATTTTCGAAAGGTTAATGAAGTATAAATATcgtataaattttgttctaatggggaaaaataaattatgttttcattctctccattttttatagtagatttctttaaaagaaaaaaagcatacattataaattatagaCAGCTATTGTattaaactttttatattgttattcATATGTCAACAatctatatgtatattttgtatttacattttttggatattttttccagAAGCTGAAAAACCCAAGGATTTCATTTGTCTATCAAAagtaaaatgaaaaatgggaatatattaaaataaattaataatatcatacaatatatatgtaaacaTCTTTTTTGTGTAATACCTCGAGGAATGgaattgtatattttaatgcACTTTCCAGTTGAAAGGAAAAAAGAACAGTATGagaattttttatgcttGCACATTCGAGTGCGgtttttaaaaaggttTGATGATTTTCTGCTACTATTCTATTCTTAATATTTGGGTAATTGATAGAATAAATGTTGAATTCTAAATTCTCGGAGACTGAATATCACAAAATGTTGAGGatgatatgtatataattttatacacagataaattatcattttatcAACTAAGGCTATAAAAATGCACATgcacaaattataaaatgtgaaaaCAATACTTTGTGCCAATTGAGATTCCATCCAATCATTTGTGTTTCTCGGCCCAAAAAATACGATGTTATATCCTCCCTCTTTTACTAATTCTAAGGATAAAAATCATTTGATTTAATTggaatgaaatattttttatgtatcgCAATTGTATACAATTCACTTTTtgtactttttttaaatgagaTTCCGTTAAGTTCACACTGCATCATGTTATTGTTGTTCGcttt
This region of Plasmodium chabaudi chabaudi strain AS genome assembly, chromosome: 13 genomic DNA includes:
- a CDS encoding potassium channel K2, putative codes for the protein MKIEFLSINDIFFLVKNGFKYVLALFNGFYLIKIVSYPNEHSIIIDKMIYIGIGILLKIILIIIYWIYFMDIYVLKKKCNKKFFGNVFCNSNKIVDTNISTTIIESDDFEYKKLIKKFFFKKIYYSLKKSHKIVELYMLKIYNSDFNCYFCTIRDILYAIIWYISLYYWRRDEYNILWSFNKIPIYLYNILLILLSSSYLDLVMIIISYNKSKYHIMKSKLLIDVFFSSPSAFFFSRHFFGLENGIDIYFLMGFLRVIKVFLNVSYAKTEHNYILTNTEIKVIRIILGVLLLCNAFASTLYTIQGIHPYNIDNHDLYYILSNYLDYFYFSIISISTVGYGDIIPTNKLSRVVCIFFIFWTFIWVPIQFNDLIISIFCKKETYGKLSMNNQKLILLIGDVQPEQLNTFFFESVAYGNKLKFHILTTYPINLYEEQIKIADNYCISIYIKNFDLNEKHNTNLLYSVNAQNAYYMFLFSNKFNNGHYNIDTKSFTRLLILAKFLHGEKKNAVIELRNKCVSNIVKSIGCEHFPIVNLKYSLIVKNLVCPGFITFLSNLFTAYDYNENPYYFNNSNYFHSFNFISEFNKGSIAKIFSFAVHDNMIGLNFDKLFYRLYESLGILLIGIETSNMNNNHFVYSNKKKTKFFFGNMNRSMIKGNEISHRTRRASQIGEQKKSKFKLVYLCFLKRYLHSLSRYKCNNTKMNKHNKKYYLKQMPSLLEMLNDHVHLTKKSNLSTPIWNNGIKESYKEQNKKSYHYIIDTNNINIVHKNNILEKGKKDRGDKYIGNKHATDICISTYESYKNNRLRNRRPKNRKPYLGMLKNCDNELIHTKKMNNYYECYSNNSNINEINIQNKRNEKPKCYLNLLGKNYFMKENDKCIVLANSKKVINYLSKAKNLFWLFEISSTKIDKITYDLKSIIKTKQFFNKTSTSNFAKNIPIMSYMKNKSIINKHDSKIMPMDYYGLFNGYKSFRVFPQRNYGVNKNNLKVSCKESFNNGMNSNSSGDRSNSSTKLGIYKNTLSLTKIYNENSHINSNSNDNYTVNYEHNDQSFFKGCVNWGGCNHGNISIRENTQNEVYPTKDTMNNVVKMEEGKYTFEVNLNDTILVENDYTTFQKENINNFAPIKKSNNNSNHNSKCEQIRQLNNNFMFKKNENKTKRKNDKQNTNDILERGKNAVAYSYLDAYQKYFIHGAKNKKLLLLINYTSNIIQLIKLINKTCKYNIIILTSEISGINMHHIYNVVFIKCKTMDDYILLNAGLLQAEYILILPTEVNDINEINEIDMNNIILTRKITYLLKKKKRNYFINNIITELINPTNIIFLEENNMIKMTEKKSSYSDFFPYINSTQFYSSNIISETMLYNFMVHHKSFTKFPVCNNTLKCLIKDINIIYVCELRKYSDFSFKKIKTFRDLFLFLSKKSIIAIALYRKGDKHVPFYIYTKPCENCSIRFDDIVYVL